In Phaseolus vulgaris cultivar G19833 unplaced genomic scaffold, P. vulgaris v2.0 scaffold_494, whole genome shotgun sequence, the following proteins share a genomic window:
- the LOC137817666 gene encoding uncharacterized protein, producing MSEFKVLFAEGSSMNGPPMFNGMNYAFWKIRMKIFMESIDSFIWEAVVHGPFVPMQVVKDEEVEKPRSEWSESEKKKAQYDLVAKNIITSSLTMDEFFRISQCSSAKEMWEVLEVTHEGTEDVKRSRKHSLIQESELFRMQLEENIVDVQRRFTHIVNHQTGLGKEFDKEELNIKVLKCLDRSWQPKVTAISESRDL from the coding sequence atgtctgagtttaaagtgctttttgctgagggatCGTCTATGAATGGACCCCCTATGTTCAATGGGATGAATTATGctttttggaaaattagaatgaaaattttcatggaatctattgactcGTTTATTTGGGAGGCTGTGGTCCATGGACCCtttgtgccaatgcaggttgtcaaggatgaagaagtggaaaagccaagatctgaatggagtgagagtgaaaagaagaaggctcaatatgatcttgtagctaagaacatcataacttcgtcattaacaatggatgagttcttcagaaTATCTCAATGCagttcagctaaggagatgtgggaggtcTTGGAAGTTACTCATGAAGGTACTGAGGATGTTAAGAGATCAAGAAAAcattctctcatccaagagtcTGAATTGTTTAGAATGCAACTCGAGGAGAACATTGTTGATGTGCAGAGAAGGTTtactcatattgtgaatcatcAAACTGGATTGGGAAAGGAATTTGAcaaagaggaactcaacataaaagtgttgaagtgcctcgacagaagctggcaacccaAAGTGACTGCCATATCAGAAAGTCGTGATCTATAA